AGGCTCATAATGATACCTAGCTATTTATTGTTAAACCTATCCTGAGTAATTATTCACTATGAATATGCGTAATAACAAACATTTTTTTAATAGTTAGCTGTAATGGTTGCCTGTGTTAGGCTTCTTCAATATGATGGCCTACCTTTAGACCTTTTATCTTATAGCCTACAGTCAAAACTTAATGAATCTTACTCCCTTTTACACAAATGTTAAAAGTTTAGCTAAACTTTCTTACCCTATTCTCATCGCACAGCTTATTCAAAATTTAATGGGATTCATTGATATTGTTATGGCTGGTCGAGTTAGCGCAATTGATATGGCTGCAGTCGCCGTAGCAAATAGTATTTGGCTACCCTTAATATTAACCATTTATGGCTTAGTGATGGCACTGGCTGTTATTGTTTCCCAACTAGCAGGTGCAAAAGACTACATAGCTATTAGTGAGCAAACCTATCAAACCGCTTGGATTGCGCTCGCATTAGGCCTATCGCTTATTGGGTTATATTACTTGCTGGCCCCCATGATCGCGCCAGCGATTGAATTAGAAGGCAACTTAAAACCATTACTGTTTGATTATTTACGTTACATTGTGTGGGGGGCCCCTGGTTATTGCCTTTATTTAGTGTTAAGAAATTACGCTGAAGGGCTTTCATATACTAAACCAACCATGGTTATTAGCATTATTGGCTTATTGGTAAACATTCCGGCTAATTATATATTCATTTACGGCGAATTTGGTGCACCTGCATTAGGTGGCGCCGGTTGTGGTGTTGCTACTGCAATCGTCTATTGGGCAATGTTTATTGGTATGTTTTTATATGCCTTTTATTCAAAAACATTAAAAAAATCATCGCTGTTTGATAAATGGTATTGGCCTAGTTGGTCTAAAATTAAAAACATTTTAAACCTAGGCACGCCTATCGCCTTATCCTTATTATTTGAAGTTAGCTTATTTGCCGTTGTTGCTATTATATTAGTGCCTTTTGGTGCTGAAACCGTTGCAAGCCATCAAATAGCGCTTAACTTTAGTGGCTTGATCTTTATGGTGCCATTAAGTTTGGCTATGGCGACTACGATAAAAGTTGGTAACGCATTAGGTAATAAAAATCACCAACAAGCAAAAGCCTATACCACGCACGCAATTGTTCTAGGCTTACTACTCGCTGTTTTTACCGCAATAATTACCCTAGTGTTCAGAGTACCTATTGTTGGCATTTATACTGATGAACTTCCTGTAATAGAGCTTGCAGCAAACATTATGCTTTTAGCAACCCTGTACCAGTTTTCAGACACCGTACAAGTTGTTTCCGCAGGCGCATTACGTGGCTATAAAGATACCAAATCTATTTTATATATCACGTTCGTTTCATATTGGTTAATTGGCTTGCCTGTAGGGATAGTGCTAGGCATTACCGACTGGTTTGTTCCCAAAATGGGCGCTTATGGTTTTTGGATAGGGTTTATCGTCGGTTTATCTACTGCGGCAGTATTACTTGCTTGGCGTTTAAAGGTAGTTCAAGCCCGTCTTGCGTTAAAAACAATCAATTAAACTTTATTTAAGCGAATTTAAGCAAAAGCGCTTGCAAGGACATAAGTTGACGGCTAACATAGCGCCCGTTGATTGATTCAATTAAGCATTTTGCTCGCTTAGCTCAGTTGGTTAGAGTACTTGCATGACATGCAAGGTGTCGCAGGTTCGAGTCCCGCAGCGAGCACCAAATTAGGTTCATTAAGAACCCAAAGAAACCCGTAATATTATAGAGATATAATGTTACGGGTTTTTTATTGTCTGTAACGTGCATAACAACCTAATACCATCCATTAAAAAAGCGGTACCATAAGCGGTACTGGTTTCAATTACATAATCTGGTACCGCTTTATGGCTAAAGTCACTCCCCTTTCAAACGCCTAAAGCAACTAATATGGCAAGCATTAGACCTGATGAACTTCGTAAGCTAATGAATGATTTAAGTTACGCCAGTATCAAGTTAGTTACGCGATGTTTAATTGAATGGCAATTGCATACCATGACACGTCCGAGTGAAAGTGCAAAAGTTCCTATAACCCCACAAACTATTGAAATTTTAGCCCGCTCCCCCCCTTCGCCAATATAAATAACCATAGAACATAAACTAAACGAACCTTTATTATTATTGTTATCTAGGTTAAAACAGAGTAAAACGAAACAAACGCTTATATTTTACAAAACCACTTGCTATACTCATAATAATATAAACGAATGTTTAGATATCATTATGAGTATACAGATAAAGAAAATAGAAC
The sequence above is a segment of the Colwellia sp. 20A7 genome. Coding sequences within it:
- a CDS encoding MATE family efflux transporter, yielding MNLTPFYTNVKSLAKLSYPILIAQLIQNLMGFIDIVMAGRVSAIDMAAVAVANSIWLPLILTIYGLVMALAVIVSQLAGAKDYIAISEQTYQTAWIALALGLSLIGLYYLLAPMIAPAIELEGNLKPLLFDYLRYIVWGAPGYCLYLVLRNYAEGLSYTKPTMVISIIGLLVNIPANYIFIYGEFGAPALGGAGCGVATAIVYWAMFIGMFLYAFYSKTLKKSSLFDKWYWPSWSKIKNILNLGTPIALSLLFEVSLFAVVAIILVPFGAETVASHQIALNFSGLIFMVPLSLAMATTIKVGNALGNKNHQQAKAYTTHAIVLGLLLAVFTAIITLVFRVPIVGIYTDELPVIELAANIMLLATLYQFSDTVQVVSAGALRGYKDTKSILYITFVSYWLIGLPVGIVLGITDWFVPKMGAYGFWIGFIVGLSTAAVLLAWRLKVVQARLALKTIN